The Schistocerca gregaria isolate iqSchGreg1 chromosome 1, iqSchGreg1.2, whole genome shotgun sequence genome includes a window with the following:
- the LOC126364447 gene encoding craniofacial development protein 2-like, whose translation MMMASSWVKYSGGKIVPHSDLRAGTTQEDVVIRRKKTGILRIGAWNVRSLNRAGRLENLKREMDRLKLDIVGISEVRWQEEQEFWSGDYRVINTKSNRGNAGVALIMNRKIGMRVSYYKQHRERIIVAKIDTKPTRTTVVQVYMLTSSADDEEIEEMYDQIKEIIQIVKGDENLIVMGDWYSVVGKGREGNVVGEYELGQRNERGSHLVEFCTEHNLIIGNTWFKNHKRRLYAWKNPGDTKRYQIDYIMVRQRFRNQVLNCKTFPGADVDSDHNILVMTCRLKLKKLQKGGNLRRWVLDKLKEPEVVQSFRESIREQLTGMGERNTVEEEWVSLRDEVVKAAEDQVGKKTRASRNPWVTEETLNLIDERRKYKNAVI comes from the coding sequence atgatgatggcgtcctcttgggtaaaatattccggaggtaaaatagtcccccattcggatctccgggcggggactactcaagaggatgttgttatcaggagaaagaaaactggcattctacggattggagcgtggaatgtcagatcccttaatcgggcaggtaggttagaaaatttaaaaagggaaatggataggttaaagttagatatagtgggaattagtgaagttcggtggcaggaggaacaagagttctggtcaggtgactacagggttataaacacaaaatcaaataggggtaatgcaggagtagctttaataatgaataggaaaataggaatgcgggtaagctactacaaacagcatagggaacgcattattgtggccaagatagatacgaagcccacacgtactacagtagtacaagtttatatgctaaccagctctgcagatgatgaagaaattgaagaaatgtatgatcaaataaaagaaattattcagatagtgaagggagatgaaaatttaatagtcatgggtgactggtattcggtagtagggaaagggagagaaggaaacgtagtaggtgaatatgaactggggcaaagaaatgaaagaggaagccacctggtagaattttgcacagagcacaacttaatcataggtaacacttggttcaagaatcataaaagaaggctgtatgcatggaagaaccctggagatactaaaaggtatcagatagattatataatggtaagacagagatttaggaaccaggttttaaattgtaagacatttccaggggcagatgtggactctgaccacaatatattggttatgacctgtagattaaaactgaagaaactgcaaaaaggtgggaatttaaggagatgggtcctggataaactaaaagaaccagaggttgtgcagagtttcagggagagcataagggagcaattgacaggaatgggggaaagaaatacagtggaagaagaatgggtatctttgagggatgaagtagtgaaggcagcagaggatcaggtaggtaaaaagacgag